A stretch of the Sulfurimonas sp. HSL-1656 genome encodes the following:
- a CDS encoding radical SAM protein, producing the protein MSAIFGPVNSRRFGTSLGIDLSPGLKQCNFDCLYCELAPAAPVTIQTQRSSVDEIIAELQSALAEHPGIDDITVTANGEPTLYPDLDALIDRIDAIKGDTKTLILTNSATLTDPKTFATLLKFDQVKLSLDAVTPEVFRKIDRPAEGIEIGALVDAVKAFAREYRGDLYLEILFVHGLNDSDEEIAALNAVLHDIPCKRIDIGTIDRPPAYPVQGLSYGELHEVASRFDPELPVHIASRTHAESCQGRYSDDAILNTLDKRPLSMEDIALLFDNESQARFRTLVETGRIVAEDSSGITFYIPAGNLHRKRTKNS; encoded by the coding sequence ATGAGCGCGATCTTCGGCCCGGTCAACTCCCGCCGCTTCGGCACCTCCCTGGGCATCGACCTCTCGCCCGGGCTCAAGCAGTGCAATTTCGACTGCCTCTACTGTGAGCTCGCCCCCGCCGCGCCGGTCACTATACAGACACAGCGCAGCAGCGTCGACGAGATCATTGCCGAACTGCAAAGCGCCCTGGCCGAACATCCCGGCATCGACGACATCACCGTCACCGCCAACGGCGAACCGACCCTCTATCCGGACCTGGATGCCCTTATCGACCGCATCGACGCTATCAAAGGCGATACGAAGACCCTCATCCTCACCAACAGCGCCACCCTGACCGACCCGAAGACCTTTGCGACCCTGCTCAAGTTCGACCAGGTCAAGCTCTCCCTCGACGCGGTCACCCCGGAGGTCTTCCGCAAGATCGACCGCCCGGCCGAAGGGATCGAGATCGGCGCACTCGTCGACGCCGTCAAAGCCTTTGCCCGTGAGTACCGCGGCGACCTCTACCTGGAGATCCTCTTCGTCCACGGCCTCAACGACAGCGATGAAGAGATCGCCGCGCTCAACGCTGTTCTGCACGACATCCCCTGCAAACGGATCGATATCGGGACGATCGACCGGCCGCCGGCCTACCCCGTGCAAGGGCTCAGCTACGGCGAACTCCATGAGGTCGCCTCCAGATTCGATCCGGAGCTGCCGGTCCACATCGCTTCGCGCACCCATGCCGAATCATGCCAGGGACGTTACAGCGACGATGCGATCCTCAACACCCTCGACAAGCGCCCGCTGAGCATGGAGGACATCGCCCTGCTCTTCGACAATGAGAGCCAGGCGCGTTTCCGGACCCTCGTTGAGACGGGCCGGATCGTTGCCGAAGACAGCTCGGGGATCACCTTCTACATCCCGGCCGGGAACCTCCACCGAAAACGCACCAAGAATTCTTGA